The genomic DNA CGACATCTTTCTGTAGAAGAGGCCTTTGTAGAAAATGTCGGACATGGTTTTTCGAAGGAAGATTTGTTACAAACCATTACGACTAAAAAACTAACTTCGTCCCCGGTTTCCGAACTGATCCATTGGCAGTATGAAGATCTTTTCTTTTTGGTTTTTTTAAATCTAGTAGAACCAAAATTAGGTGAAGGAATTGTTTTTTTATACGATTATCCGCCAGAATGTGCGGCGCTTGCTAAAATTGTAGATGGAGTTGCCAAACGGTTTGAGATTTATTGGGACGGACTAGAACTTGCCAATGCATTTTATGAACTGAGTGATGTAGAAGAACAAAGAAACCGTTTTTTGGAAGAACAAAAGTTACGTGCCAAACTCGGGAAGGAAGTGTTTCCTATTGATGAAGATTTCCTTTTGTCTTTGGGGAATGGATTCCCAAGTTGTGCAGGAATATCGATTGGAATGGATCGGCTTCTTTTGAAATTATCTGGTAAACACGGGCTAGGTGAAATTAGCCCGTATTGGATAGAAGTATAGAAAGCGTTTAGTCTTCTTGGAATTTTTCGCAAGACTCTGGTACTTTTCCTTCTTCTAGATCTGCACAAGAAAATGCCGCCATGTCTTTGGCACATTTTTTCATATCTTCTAAATCTTGTTTGGTGAGTTTTTTTGTGGGTTTATCATTTGCTGCTGGTTTTTGGCCTTCCACAACATAGTTTTTGTAACGAGATTCACAAACGTTCCCATTCACAAACTGAGATTCGATCATCTTCCTTTGGTCGGCAGGAAGGTCTT from Leptospira congkakensis includes the following:
- a CDS encoding amino acid--tRNA ligase-related protein, with the protein product MISLSKDTLIFRSQVFKMVREILFRNEFLEVDTPTLKPIVGMEPYLDPFEVRSPSGREKGYLITSPEYSLKQMMAKGLDRIFELSHTFRSGEMGSGFHSKEFLMLELYAKGMDDVVLRHFIEKFLRELIHTFGRKEDQRKLSNPQWIRHLSVEEAFVENVGHGFSKEDLLQTITTKKLTSSPVSELIHWQYEDLFFLVFLNLVEPKLGEGIVFLYDYPPECAALAKIVDGVAKRFEIYWDGLELANAFYELSDVEEQRNRFLEEQKLRAKLGKEVFPIDEDFLLSLGNGFPSCAGISIGMDRLLLKLSGKHGLGEISPYWIEV
- a CDS encoding LA_2478/LA_2722/LA_4182 family protein, with the translated sequence MKKISFFLLILVPFFITAQTVKDAKEFQALSKKMCAKTSECMKEKLKDLPADQRKMIESQFVNGNVCESRYKNYVVEGQKPAANDKPTKKLTKQDLEDMKKCAKDMAAFSCADLEEGKVPESCEKFQED